Proteins encoded together in one Coregonus clupeaformis isolate EN_2021a chromosome 30, ASM2061545v1, whole genome shotgun sequence window:
- the slc17a9b gene encoding solute carrier family 17 member 9b gives MAILQKHGKNSSPDLVCLKENPPDKIGVAGGHQKKLSEPNTNWPRPLARVWTVVLLLGTCLLYCARVAMPICAVSMAEKFNWTKRDQGMVLGSFFWGYCFTQVLGGYVSDRVGGEKVLLLSAAAWGAMTAFTPILAHFCSQPIFSMTLARFLMGLLQGVHYPSLASLCSQKVVESERGFLMSTVGSGSYLGTLVIGGAGSLMLDLYGWESVFYVSGLLSVLWAYCMWKYLLKGEGPIISLESLGSGGPQSKLSRRHWLRLFKQPAVCAVIITHLCTASTFFTLLSWLPTYFKDTFPDAKGWVFNVIPWFVAIPSSLFSGCLSDHLISQGYDTAAVRKLMQFFSMGVSSVFTLLLCGTTTFPMAVAFVSATLGLTTFSHSGVSVNVQDLAPSCAGALFGVMNTCGAFSGVLMVYFSGYLIEATGSWASVFALITVVNLVGLVTFLAFAEARRVDIDSSKGRYHNIHI, from the exons ATGGCAATTCTGCAAAAACATGGAAAGAACTCTAGTCCAGATTTGGTCTGCCTCAAAGAAAACCCCCCAGACAAAATCGGGGTCGCTGGAGGTCATCAGAAGAAGTTGAGTGAACCGAATACGAACTGGCCAAG ACCCCTGGCGCGGGTATGGACGGTGGTGCTACTGCTGGGGACCTGTCTGCTGTACTGCGCCCGCGTGGCCATGCCCATCTGTGCCGTCAGCATGGCGGAGAAGTTCAACTGGACCAAGAGGGATCAGGGCATGGTGCTGGGCAGCTTCTTCTGGGGCTACTGCTTCACACAGGTTCTCGGAGGCTACGTCAGCGACAG GGTTGGAGGTGAGAAGGTGCTCCTGCTCTCTGCGGCGGCCTGGGGGGCGATGACAGCCTTCACGCCCATCCTGGCCCACTTCTGCTCTCAGCCCATCTTCTCCATGACGCTGGCCCGCTTCCTTATGGGGCTGCTGCAAG GTGTGCACTACCCGTCTCTGGCCAGCCTGTGTTCTCAGAAGGtggtggagagtgagagaggattcCTCATGAGCACTGTGGGCAGTGGCTCCTATCTGGG AACACTGGTGATTGGGGGGGCTGGTTCCCTCATGTTGGACCTGTATGGTTGGGAGAGTGTGTTCTATGTGTCAGGCCTGCTCTCTGTCCTCTGGGCGTACTGCATGTGGAAATACCTGCTCAAAGGGGAAG gtcCTATCATCTCATTGGAGTCGCTGGGTAGTGGAGGGCCCCAGTCCAAACTGTCCAGGAGACACTGGCTGCGCCTCTTCAAACAACCTGCTGTCTG TGCTGTGATTATTACGCACCTTTGCACCGCCAGCACCTTCTTCACATTGTTATCATGGCTACCAACTTACTTCAAGGACACCTTCCCTGACGCCAAG GGTTGGGTGTTTAATGTTATCCCATGGTTTGTGGCCATCCCCTCTTCACTCTTCAGTGGCTGTCTCTCTGACCACCTCATCAGCCAAG GGTATGACACTGCTGCTGTGAGGAAGCTCATGCAG TTCTTCTCCatgggtgtgtccagtgtgtttacCCTCCTGCTGTGTGGCACCACCACCTTCCCCATGGCTGTGGCCTTTGTCTCTGCCACCCTGGGTCTCACCACCTTCAGCCACAG CGGTGTGTCTGTGAACGTTCAGGACCTGGCTCCGTCCTGTGCTGGGGCTCTGTTTG GTGTTATGAATACCTGTGGAGCTTTTTCAG GTGTGCTGATGGTGTATTTCTCGGGATATCTGATCGAGGCTACAGGGTCGTGGGCATCGGTCTTTGCCCTCATCACCGTGGTGAACTTGGTGGGCCTGGTCACCTTCCTGGCCTTCGCTGAGGCCCGCCGGGTCGACATCGACTCTTCTAAGGGCCGCTACCACAACATCCACATCTAA
- the LOC121545327 gene encoding glucose-induced degradation protein 8-B homolog — protein MMSYGEKPEDITREEWMEKLNNVHIQRADMNRLIMNYLVTEGFKEAAEKFRMESGIEPSVDLDSLDERIKIREMILKGQIQEAIALINSMHPELLDTNRYLYFHLQQQHLIELIRLRETEAALEFAQSQLAEQGEESRECLTEMERTLALLAFDNPEESPFGDLLNTMQRQKVWSEVNQSVLDYENRESTPKLAKLLKLLLWAQNELDQKKVKYPKMTDLSKGTIEDPK, from the exons ATGATGAGTTATGGTGAAAAGCCTGAGGACATAACGAGAGAAGAGTGGATGGAGAAACTCAACAATGTCCACATTCAGAGGGCCGACATGAACAGGCTCATCATGAACTACCTGGTGACAG AGGGGTTTAAGGAGGCAGCTGAGAAGTTCCGTATGGAGTCTGGGATTGAGCCCAGTGTGGACCTGGATTCTCTGGACGAGAGGATAAAGATCCGGGAGATGATTCTGAAGGGACAGATACAGGAGGCCATCGCACTCATCAACAGCATGCACCCAGAACTGCTCGACACAAACCGCTACCTGTACTTTCACCTACAG CAGCAGCACCTGATTGAGCTGATCCGTCTGAGGGAGACTGAGGCAGCACTAGAGTTTGCTCAGTCCCAGCTGGCAGAGCagggggaggagagcagagagtgtctgacagagatggagagaaccCTGGCCCTGCTGGCCTTTGACAACCCTGAGGAGTCGCCCTTCGGAGACCTCCTCAACACGATGCAGAGGCAGAAG GTGTGGAGTGAAGTGAACCAGTCTGTGCTGGACTACGAAAACAGAGAGTCGACGCCCAAACTGGCCAAGCTCCTCAAACTGCTCCTGTGGGCTCAGAACGAACTCGACCAAAAGAAAGTCAAGTACCCCAAAATGACAGACCTCAGCAAGGGCACGATCGAGGACCCAAAGTGA
- the LOC121545328 gene encoding 40S ribosomal protein S23 produces the protein MGKCRGLRTARKLRNHRREQRWHDKQYKKAHLGTALKANPFGGASHAKGIVLEKVGVEAKQPNSAIRKCVRVQLIKNGKKITAFVPNDGCLNFIEENDEVLVAGFGRKGHAVGDIPGVRFKVVKVANVSLLALYKGKKERPRS, from the exons ATGG GCAAGTGCCGGGGTCTGCGTACAGCCAGGAAACTGCGTAACCATCGCAGGGAGCAGAGATGGCATGACAAGCAGTATAAGAAGGCCCACCTGGGCACTGCCCTAAAGGCTAACCCATTCGGAGGGGCATCTCACGCTAAAGGCATCGTGCTTGAAAAAGT GGGTGTTGAAGCTAAGCAGCCCAACTCTGCCATCAGGAAGTGTGTCAGGGTGCAACTCATCAAAAATGGCAAAAAGATCACAGCTTTCGTCCCCAATGACGGCTGTTTGAACTTCATTGAG GAAAACGATGAGGTGTTGGTGGCAGGATTTGGTCGGAAGGGGCATGCCGTTGGTGATATTCCTGGTGTCCGCTTCAAGGTGGTCAAAGTAgctaatgtctcactactggccCTTTACAAAGGCAAGAAAGAAAGACCTCGATCATAG